One genomic window of Candidatus Melainabacteria bacterium includes the following:
- a CDS encoding tetratricopeptide repeat protein, translating to MEMHSGPSQSMQSRSAVFCSTGQTPRIVENCGNTIILNDNLALDYYNKGLAHYQRGSLEHALADFTAAVRLNSSFEQAFNARGCIYAQLGQDDLALRDFDKSISLAPETSLSYANRATILYKREHYYGALQDLNHDIAISGSGESYLKRAAVLNVIKMYEQAVKDCSIALESSRELIFAFLIRGQALLALKEFRQSVEDLTRYLEVDSGNAIAYWLRSHAYSFLYQEELAQADYYRAIQINPALASLALAN from the coding sequence ATGGAGATGCACTCAGGTCCATCCCAGTCCATGCAGAGCAGAAGCGCGGTCTTTTGTTCGACTGGGCAAACGCCACGAATTGTGGAGAATTGCGGTAACACGATAATCCTCAACGATAACCTCGCTCTGGATTACTACAATAAAGGTTTAGCGCATTATCAGCGAGGTTCATTGGAGCATGCGCTTGCAGACTTTACTGCGGCGGTGCGACTGAATTCGAGTTTTGAACAGGCTTTCAATGCGCGTGGTTGCATTTACGCGCAATTGGGACAAGATGATTTGGCGCTCAGAGATTTTGATAAATCTATTTCGCTCGCGCCTGAAACTTCTTTGTCTTATGCAAATCGAGCAACGATCTTATATAAGCGTGAGCACTATTATGGAGCATTGCAAGACTTGAACCACGATATTGCGATCAGTGGTTCTGGCGAATCCTATTTAAAGAGAGCTGCCGTATTGAACGTCATAAAGATGTACGAGCAGGCAGTTAAAGATTGTAGTATCGCGCTGGAATCATCTCGGGAGCTCATTTTCGCATTTTTGATCCGTGGGCAGGCACTGTTGGCGCTCAAGGAGTTCAGGCAATCCGTCGAGGATTTGACCAGATATTTGGAAGTTGACTCCGGTAATGCAATTGCTTATTGGCTCCGATCGCACGCATACTCGTTTTTGTACCAGGAGGAGTTGGCGCAGGCCGATTATTACCGGGCTATTCAGATAAACCCGGCGCTGGCAAGCCTGGCTCTCGCAAATTAG